A section of the Streptomyces sp. Je 1-369 genome encodes:
- a CDS encoding ABC transporter ATP-binding protein: MSMETTAWTQMYSVMNAQQDRRPFARATLRRIGTFARPHRRRIWQFVLLSVLTALLAVATPVLAGNVVTAIVSGSESSTVVRYALLIAGIALAEAGLGLLSRWLSANLGEGLILDLRTAVFNHVQRMPVAFFTRTRTGALVSRLNNDVVGAQRAFSNTLSGVVGNVVTLLLTLVVMLTLSWQITLLALVLLPIFVLPARRMGTRMARLQREAAHHNAAMGTRMTERFSAPGATLIKLFGRPGDESAEFAARAHRVRDIGVRTAMAQSAFITALTLVSALALALVYGLGGYFALEGSLKPGAVVSLALLLTRLYAPLTSLAGARVEVMSALVSFERVFEVLDLKPLIEEKKDAVPVPEGPVAIEFDDVRFGYPAADKVSLASLEEVASLDTRGGDEVLHGLSFRAEPGQTVALVGSSGAGKSTIAQLLPRLYDTDEGTVRIGGVDVRDLSAESMRATLGMVTQDGHLFHESVRDNLLLARPGASEDELWDVLRRSRLEDLVRSLPDGLDTVVGERGYRLSGGERQRMTIARLLLAGQRVVILDEATAHLDNTSEAAVQEALAEALEGRTAVVIAHRLSTVRSADQILVVEAGQIIERGTHDELLALDGRYAELYRTQFAKGTGTVDPSDVVEAA, translated from the coding sequence ATGAGCATGGAAACGACCGCGTGGACGCAGATGTACAGCGTCATGAACGCCCAGCAGGACCGCCGCCCGTTCGCCCGGGCCACCTTGCGCCGCATCGGCACCTTCGCGCGGCCCCACCGACGACGCATCTGGCAGTTCGTGCTGCTGAGCGTTCTCACCGCACTGCTCGCCGTGGCAACACCCGTACTTGCGGGCAACGTTGTGACCGCCATCGTATCGGGCTCCGAATCCTCGACGGTGGTGCGCTACGCCTTGCTCATCGCCGGAATCGCGCTTGCCGAGGCCGGTCTCGGACTGCTGAGCCGGTGGCTTTCGGCGAACCTCGGCGAGGGGCTCATCCTCGATCTGCGCACCGCCGTCTTCAACCACGTACAGCGCATGCCCGTCGCCTTCTTCACCCGCACCCGCACGGGCGCGCTGGTCAGCCGCCTCAACAACGACGTCGTCGGCGCGCAGCGGGCGTTCAGCAACACCCTGTCCGGCGTCGTCGGGAACGTGGTGACGCTGCTCCTGACCCTCGTCGTCATGCTGACGCTCTCCTGGCAGATCACCCTGCTCGCCCTGGTGCTGCTGCCCATCTTCGTCCTGCCCGCGCGCCGCATGGGCACCCGGATGGCCAGGCTCCAGCGCGAAGCGGCGCACCACAACGCCGCCATGGGCACCCGCATGACGGAGCGTTTCTCGGCGCCCGGCGCCACCCTCATCAAGCTCTTCGGGCGGCCCGGTGACGAGTCGGCGGAGTTCGCCGCCCGGGCCCACCGGGTGCGGGACATCGGCGTACGCACCGCCATGGCGCAGTCCGCGTTCATCACCGCCCTCACCCTGGTGTCGGCGCTCGCGCTGGCGCTCGTCTACGGCCTCGGCGGGTACTTCGCGCTGGAAGGGTCGCTCAAGCCGGGCGCCGTCGTCTCGCTCGCCCTGCTGCTCACCCGGCTCTACGCGCCCCTGACCTCGCTGGCCGGCGCGCGGGTCGAGGTGATGAGCGCGCTCGTCAGCTTCGAGCGGGTCTTCGAGGTGCTCGACCTGAAGCCCCTCATCGAGGAGAAGAAGGACGCGGTGCCGGTGCCCGAGGGCCCGGTCGCCATCGAGTTCGACGACGTCCGGTTCGGCTACCCCGCCGCCGACAAGGTCTCCCTCGCCTCCCTCGAAGAGGTCGCCTCGCTCGACACCCGCGGCGGCGACGAAGTCCTGCACGGCCTCTCCTTCCGCGCCGAACCCGGCCAGACCGTCGCACTCGTCGGCTCCTCCGGCGCGGGCAAATCGACCATCGCCCAGCTCCTGCCGCGCCTGTACGACACCGACGAGGGCACCGTGCGGATCGGCGGCGTCGACGTCCGGGACCTGTCCGCCGAGTCCATGCGGGCCACGCTGGGCATGGTCACGCAGGACGGCCACCTCTTCCACGAGTCCGTCCGCGACAACCTGCTCCTCGCCAGGCCCGGCGCGAGCGAGGACGAGCTGTGGGACGTACTGCGCAGGTCCCGCCTCGAAGACCTCGTACGCTCCCTGCCCGACGGCCTGGACACGGTCGTCGGTGAGCGCGGATACCGCCTCTCCGGCGGCGAACGCCAGCGGATGACCATCGCGCGGCTCCTCCTCGCCGGGCAGCGGGTCGTCATCCTCGACGAGGCGACGGCGCACCTCGACAACACCTCGGAGGCCGCGGTCCAGGAAGCCCTCGCGGAGGCCCTCGAAGGCCGTACCGCCGTGGTGA